One Rhinolophus sinicus isolate RSC01 linkage group LG06, ASM3656204v1, whole genome shotgun sequence DNA window includes the following coding sequences:
- the LG06H1orf122 gene encoding uncharacterized protein C1orf122 homolog isoform X1: protein MEWGPGSDWSRGEAAGVDRGKAGLGLGGRPPPQPPRDERAQQLLDAVEQRQRQLLDTIAACEEMLRQLGRRRPEPAGGGVSAHPGLPGRTSQLNPRRPHSQLSPPEEAFQRTLVMELRSLDHPEPVALSSLLPWGWWLDSLNNSLQ from the exons ATGGAATGGGGCCCGGGCTCAGACTGGTCACGGGG GGAGGCTGCCGGCGTGGACCGTGGGAAGGCGGGGCTGGGGCTCGGCGGGAGGCCACCCCCGCAGCCGCCCCGGGATGAGCGCGCCCAGCAGCTGCTGGACGCGGTGGAGCAGCGGCAGCGGCAACTCTTGGACACCATCGCCGCCTGCGAGGAGATGCTGCGGCAGCTGGGCCGTCGGCGCCCGGAGCCGGCTGGTGGCGGGGTCAGTGCCCACCCCGGGCTGCCTGGGAG AACATCTCAGCTAAACCCGCGGCGCCCCCACAGCCAGCTATCTCCGCCAGAGGAGGCTTTCCAAAGGACGCTGGTGATGGAGCTGCGGAGCCTTGACCATCCCGAGCCGGTTGCCCTGAGTTCTCTCCTTCCCTGGGGCTGGTGGCTGGACTCTTTGAACAACTCCCTTCAGTAA
- the LG06H1orf122 gene encoding uncharacterized protein C1orf122 homolog isoform X2 → MEWGPGSDWSRGEAAGVDRGKAGLGLGGRPPPQPPRDERAQQLLDAVEQRQRQLLDTIAACEEMLRQLGRRRPEPAGGGNISAKPAAPPQPAISARGGFPKDAGDGAAEP, encoded by the exons ATGGAATGGGGCCCGGGCTCAGACTGGTCACGGGG GGAGGCTGCCGGCGTGGACCGTGGGAAGGCGGGGCTGGGGCTCGGCGGGAGGCCACCCCCGCAGCCGCCCCGGGATGAGCGCGCCCAGCAGCTGCTGGACGCGGTGGAGCAGCGGCAGCGGCAACTCTTGGACACCATCGCCGCCTGCGAGGAGATGCTGCGGCAGCTGGGCCGTCGGCGCCCGGAGCCGGCTGGTGGCGGG AACATCTCAGCTAAACCCGCGGCGCCCCCACAGCCAGCTATCTCCGCCAGAGGAGGCTTTCCAAAGGACGCTGGTGATGGAGCTGCGGAGCCTTGA